The genomic interval CAAAACTTCTACACTGTATAACCATACACCAATGAACTCAGCAGATCAGATCTCGAATTTCCAATATCAACTATATTAAATTAACTTAGCCTGAGAGAAGATGCAAACTAACAAATATCGCCTAGATAACCCCTATTTTAAAAGTAAAGAAACCATGAGACTCCGACAATAAGCAAAGACAGACTAATGTAAACATTATTAAACTCAGACAAACATTGTTCTCAAAGTTTCAGCTTCGAGCTATGTAAAGTAGCTAGAGATTTGTTACTAATCGCGTATCAGACTCCATAACCTATATCAAGTAGTCAAAGCAATAGAAACGTCAGAAAATTCGATCTTTAGCAGGCATACAAACTGATCTCATTGCATCAGAGTAAATAGGTCATAATACGAACAAAAATACATATAAACATGTCAAGCAATATTTCtgataaaaagaaacaaaaaaacacaTAATTAGAGATAGAAAACcgagatcttcaagaagaaataatagaaaaatacgAGCAAAGGCGGGGCATTTCAGATCCAAGGACAGAAATCGAACCTGTAGGAGAAAGGGAAGGCGAAGGATTCGACCGGAAACCCGTAAAAGTAGTAGGATCTCCCGGATGGGCGACGGTCGTACACAGCCGAGAGGAGGGGAATCGTAGCTTCCGCTTTGTTGGTGCAAACCCTAGTGATGAGACAGATGTCTTCGAATACAATTTGGGGCAAAATATAGACGACCCGTGGACCTGCACGTGAGCATCGCACTCCTACGAGGGAAATCAATAAGCTACGTGTAAGTGTCTTGTAACCTAATCAGGATTAGGTTAtaagtttaattattttatttgatttaattttaaatttgtaatataattttgattataaaAGTAGTGAAAAtttgtaatatgaattacaaaatAAGTATTATATAATTTGATTATATTATGAGATCATTGTTTAATCAAAATTTGAAtatcgaatatacccctagtcagtTGTCGTCCGTCGCCTGCCATCGTTGATCGCCGCCTACCGCCATCAACCTTTGCCTGCTGCCATCGACCGCCGCCTACAGCCGTCGGCCGCTGCTACCAGCCACCGACATCGATCGTCAGCTGTCACCGTCAGTCGCCGACATTAGTCATCGACAGTCACCGTCGACCGCCAACATCGATCGTCGGCCACCGCAAGCTCCGGTAGAAGTACGACGACCGTCAATAGAAgtcgcaggatatttttatcattttataataatacaaattacatttcttataaaaaataatgaatatCAAATACAAAAATCTAATCACCCTTTAATCAAAaattacatacattatattaccaatcataataatgtaatcaagattatattacattacactCAACCAAATATAACCTAAATGATTTAAATATTGAAGAActaaatcaaaattatatatctaataaaaattcaaattgattttagtttagttaatggaCTACCTAATAAAATCAGAAAATCAAATTTATCGAcatagaaataaataaataaagcatatttgaaattgtaaaataatttattacataaAAGGCACTTGAGTAAACTTCTATTacataatttataaatttgactataattttttttttctaaaatcattatGTTTATACTATAAATAAAGACGCGTGGGCATTTATCTTACTTCAtccatctatattttttttattacatcaTCATTTTAGATTTAATCTGATTAATGAACTATTTCTATCTTCCCTTTTGTACAAAATACAATATATGAACAGGTTGAAAAGAACAATAATGTGCTGCTCATTTAGCTCTTCACCGAAAACAAACATAAGAAAAGCGTGTTCAGGCGTATTAGAAGTTCCCCTGAGAAGCCCATCCCTTTTTCTCTAGTTCCAACCGCAATGCCTTGCCACAAACAAGAAAGACGATGGATCAAACATAAGAAACATAAACAGATTTGATCCTCCAATCTAACTGAGATTTGATCTCGGTCTttaatgataaattaataaagaGCAGCCATCACAAACGACCGTAAATCTCGGTCAGATCAGACGGACAAATAGAATTCCTTTTCCAACAAACATGGCGACAACGCAACCAAAGATCAGAGCTATATTCACATCATGCAGAATGAGTAACAAAAGTGCAATTGGGTGTTACCTTTATCCTCTTCTTATTGACATCAAAGTCGAAGTTCCCGGTACGGGATGCTGAACGATACTCTACGATGGAGTTCTTTCCAGGTGGGAACCAAAACTCGACGTCGTCAATAAACTAAGTGCAACAAAATTTATGAATTAGGCTTATTGAATAGTGAATCAAAACTTTTATTTGTAAGCAAGGATTTTAATATTTTACACCCATTATAGGACTTTGGTATTCAACTCTGATGTAGTCTTCTCTTCTTTCAGCGATAAGAGGAGTAAACTTATCGGGCTTCAGTGTTGTCACCTGAACACAAACAGATGAAACACTTGAATAAGATGTTATATGCAAATGCAGAGATGCAAATGAAACTGTGTGGGTTCTGACTCACCACCTGAAGAAGCTCAGTGATGGCTTCCTCTTTGCTTATTGGGTTCTTCCTATTTCCATCTTCAGGATTGTAATTCCTAGGATCCAGAAGAGATTGTATCGGTTAAGCAATTTGATTCTCCAAAAAGCCCTCTCTACTCCTTTTAATTAGGAGATAATAtataacaataaaaaataataaagaatcAAGACTGGGAAATTTATATATCAACCGTAAGCTGTTCTATAATTTATTCAACATAATAACTGTTGAAAACGTCATGTCAAGATGGGGAGCTATATTGATTCTGATGAAGTTATACAAACACAATCAactaattgatggatcgaaagcgctagagggggggtgaatagcgctcgtggctatttcgttttcgaaatcgtaaaagcttgttcagaaataacgcagcggaaagtaaataaagtagacacgaaggatttacttcgttcggagcctgtgacgactcctactcgaaggaccgcgatccttgatcgcttccgatgggcaacaactataattcgtaaaagctattacaagctaagtacaatttaagcagaaaagaatattgtaccgacaataaaaagactaaaactgaagctccgggttgtcgttgcagcacttctgagtcgagacgttagcagcttgttgcacggagaatgcttagaagattgttatcTTAAagttgcacctcaaccctccttttatatgaggttccgggtgcctgggacctttccgggcgcctggagtgtgacgtggccagccaaccaggttgctccacgtcgcgaagtcgcgcaggggataaaagttggtcccgggcgctcggacctcctttttccaggagccgcttctcctgcaaaacaaggttagtccgagcaattgcataccctgcaagacaatgttagaatctgataattcataagtgaaaaagagctgacagtcttcggactgtccgagtctgacttcggatttccaaccggaaaccctaggtcgacccgacgcctactgttccctctacggggaacgcgtcctcacctactccactcaggagatttacctgatgccagtccggtcctccagaccgactggactttccgcctagggttaccaccccctaggacctagggttaccgccccctagggtttttctccacctagggttaccaccccctggacctaaggttgccgccccttagggttttcctccacctagggttaccgccccctaggacctaaggttgccgccccttagggttttcctccacctagggttaccgcccccaaggacctaaggttaccaccccttagtgtttttccctcacctagggttaccgccccctaggacctaaggttaccaccccttagggtttttccctcacctagggttaccgccccctaggatctaaggttacaaccccttaggattttccctttgcctaaccgcagctaggactttcctgaaacacttattcaacacattagatcaccacaaaccttaactttgaatcctttgccattatcaaaactcaggttcgatcgtcggatgctccccgcaccaacaatctccccctttttgattatgacaatcgaaattcaaagttaagtaataatatgcagTAAGGTATAAGTACGAGAAAAAAATGAcattacaaactcccccttaatataacctcccctttggatttttgttctcttttgaatttctctatctccccctttgccatatatagaaaataagctagttttgaaaaaaacttaactttttaaGACAAAACTTATCAGAATTTGTTTAATTTAGGCAAGAGGCAGTGAAAAGCAACAAGGAGaataatttaagtgcaaaaagaactTTAAACCATTGATTTTGCTAGAGGAGACTTAACGAATTGTGGACaatataatttcaaaaaaaaaatttcaatttaacgaattttcgaaaaagtttcaacttaaataattttctaacaaaatttcaaaaaaaaattcaaatagacTTAACGAATTGTGGCTTAGTTTTAAAGGTCAGGTCATAAATGatgttaattttaaagctaagttaaaaatatccTGAATTTTTAAGACAGGCCAAaagtagtttttaattttaaatacaattgaattaagctaattttagaaccaactcaaaatcacttccccttaattaatgccttaataaattctttgggtTCAGAAGTCTAGGTATGAGAggttaaaattattttcctaactttccatctcactcattctagattaacaagcatatgagtgagtgtgagatggagtttactttaatttacaacattgaaaatatcagttagaattccaaataggtgaccattattttgaagatttaagaattaattgagtttagaatttcaaagaatttaataacttctgaaaagggttttgaaattaatttttcagaggatatttcaaatgatttttcaaataatttttaaaataattttgaaattaatttttcaagggatttttcaaatgatttttcaaaagatttttcaaaagattttgaaatgatcatttttcaaattaagtttaaaatgattttgaaatgattaagttttgaaattaagttttaaaagattttgaactgattttgaaaagatttttcaaataattttgaaatgaagttttaaaagattttgaactgattttgaaaagat from Zingiber officinale cultivar Zhangliang chromosome 6B, Zo_v1.1, whole genome shotgun sequence carries:
- the LOC121993152 gene encoding uncharacterized protein LOC121993152 isoform X1, with translation MAASQPLLLLCSLRSLPRAASSNSFEPRLGRREVLLRSSEVAALAAIFQFGGTKPSYLGVQKNPPSLALCPATNNCISTAEEITDNQHYAPPWNYNPEDGNRKNPISKEEAITELLQVVTTLKPDKFTPLIAERREDYIRVEYQSPIMGFIDDVEFWFPPGKNSIVEYRSASRTGNFDFDVNKKRIKALRLELEKKGWASQGNF
- the LOC121993152 gene encoding uncharacterized protein LOC121993152 isoform X2: MAASQPLLLLCSLRSLPRAASSNSFEPRLGRREVLLRSSEVAALAAIFQFGGTKPSYLGVQKNPPSLALCPATNNCISTAEEITDNQHYAPPWNYNPEDGNRKNPISKEEAITELLQVTTLKPDKFTPLIAERREDYIRVEYQSPIMGFIDDVEFWFPPGKNSIVEYRSASRTGNFDFDVNKKRIKALRLELEKKGWASQGNF
- the LOC121993152 gene encoding uncharacterized protein LOC121993152 isoform X3 is translated as MNPGPTKKNRRASSLYQYKQPWQKLSPSMSQKPRVNPRLSLIEATNPHSFPKDQNPLNYNPEDGNRKNPISKEEAITELLQVVTTLKPDKFTPLIAERREDYIRVEYQSPIMGFIDDVEFWFPPGKNSIVEYRSASRTGNFDFDVNKKRIKALRLELEKKGWASQGNF